The sequence GCTTTCCCCAGCATTTATTAAGGGCTCTCCGCTCCAGCCTCACTCTCATTCTCCTCCGCTCAAATTCAGCTCACTTGAGAGTCTCCTCCCGCCAGCTGTGGAAAGAACTTTGCGTCTCTCCAGCAATGCATCTCCTTGCGATTCTGTTTTGTGCTCTCTGGTCTGCAGTGTTGGCCGAGAACTCGGATGATTATGATCTCATGTATGTGAATTTGGACAACGAAATAGACAATGGACTCCATCCCACTGAGGACCGTAAGTTCACTTTAACTGTTTCTCTGCTAGCCCTAACTACATATCCACCTCTTGGTCTAAATAACACATGTATACTTTGTAGCCAGTGAGACGAGTTAAAAATTTACAGTTTGTTTTGCAAAAGTGAGAAGCACTTGAAGAAAGATGGAGGTTTCAAAGTTATTTCTGGAACGTACATAATGGGTTGAATCATATAAAATCGCCGATATTTGACTGTTTTGAGCTACATAACCGGCGATTTCATAGGGTACAACTTAATCTATACCTGAATGAATGATTTCCGTCGTTTTTGAGACATTTACATGCTGTTTTTCGGAGGTGTCCTTAAAGGGAAGGGGGATGCCAGGGAAGGGGGATGCCAGGGACGGGCTGCATCTTGGCACCACCGAGGGAGGTCAGCTTTTACAAAGCACATCCAAGGCAGGCCTGGGCGGACTGGTAACGTGTGTGTATCCCGCGCTCTAGCCACGCCGTGCGACTGCCGTCAGGAACACTCCGAATGGGACAAGCTCTTCACCATGCTGGAGAACTCGCAGATGAGAGAGGGCATGCTGCTGCAAGCTACGGACGACGTCCTGCGGGGCGAGCTGCAGAGGCTGCGGGAGGAGCTGGGCCGGCTAGCGGAAAGCCTGGCGAGGCCATGCGAGCAGGGGGCTCTCGCGGAGGCCAAGCTGGCTAGTGCTCTGGACGAGCTGCTGCAGGCGAGCCGCGACGCGGGCCGCAGGCTGGAGCGCCTGGAGGGCGCGGAGACTCAGCGCCCAGAGGAGGCGGGGCGCGCCCTGGCCGCGATGCTGGAGGAGCTGCGGCAGACGCGAGCCGACCTGCACGCAGTGCAGGGCTGGGCGGCCCGGACCTGGCTGCCGGCAGGTAAGGAGGCAAGCGGGGCCCGGACCTCCCACTGCGGCTTTGTTCCGGGAGCGCGCTTAACGGCAAGCCAAGCCAGGCCAGGCCACCTTCTAGGGGAAGCTTTCATgggaagcacacacacacacacacacacacacacacacacacacacacacccctctattTCTGCATGCGCGGTCACAGAGCTCAGGCACACCATACAAGGCGGGAAAATTGGCTTTAAAAAAGTATTCCTCAGTCCTAAGGAACCCTAAAGAGAGTTGTGGAGGTAACCCTTACAGTCTTGAAATAGACTTCTAGGGCCCCTGACACCCGATCCGACTAGGCGCTGCAGGAGTCCACTGGCCCGTTATAACCGTGACCCTTCTTGCCGCCCAGCTTCCCTCCGTTAGGGATTTCCACGTCTTCTAATTTTATCCTGTCTCTGTCTTTAGAGGAGCTCTGGTTTCCCGCACTATTTCAGGGCCCAGGCTAACGTTTAGGGATGTTTTCCAGCCCCTCAGACGGCCACTCCTCTCCGCCCATTCTCAGCAAGAAACTTGAGACTGAATATCATCTCCTGAAGGGTCAGCGGAATTCTCCAGGGGTCCCCCAGTCCCCGGGGTTTGTAGAATTAGCGCGACAGGGGAGGTCGGAGGGTGTGCAGTTTGGGATTCAGCGTGGAAGAGTCAGGTGTAGGAGCCAATACGTGTAGGCGATCCCAGCTCCAACCCAGGGATTCAGAGAATTGGGACCAAACAGGAGAGAGACTGTTCAAACCAGAGACAACTTCTCAAAATCCCATGTGACACTCCATGAATCTCCAAACAGACATGGGTTCCCAAAATAATACATTCTAAAGAtggttaaaagaaagaaacagaagattcGGAGCCAAGCAATACTCCTTTGTATGCCAAAACTTCTAAGAAATGATGGTGTGACAATCATTTTGGATTATATTAGAAAATCAGTGTCCTAGGTAAGAAAATATAACTTGCATTTCTCCTGAGAATCCTTCCCTATATTTCCAAGAAAACAACTTTTGCtggatggggagggggaagaagcatgtttcatttaaaattagaGAACTTTATGTAATGAGAGCATGTTTCATTTAAAGTTACAGAAACCACACCATATTTCCTAAATATTTGAGGGGTGCTTATCAGTAAATACCAAATAGGGCTTCAGAGGAGAAAAAGCATAAATTCAAATGTACAGTAGATTTTCAATGTGACAGGAGAGAAATTAGAATTCTGCAGCCATTTTAATGGATGAAATGTCTTGTGTTTTGCAAACCACATAAAGTCATTGTACACTTAATGCACCCGAAAAACTGAAGAATTACTCTATTTTTTATCTTCATCTTTGCATATTAGTTAGAGCAGAAGAGGGATGTATTTCTGAATTCTAAAATGTTAATCCTTATTACATCCAATAATACTTTTACCCATAGGCTTTGATTTATCTTCTCTCGGTCTCCAGCCAGCTTGGCTCCTAATCATTCTGTTGTTAGCCTCCTAAGAACctggttttaattttgtttggtCTTTGATAATCAGAAAAACCTATTAGTTAAAAGCCATTTCATAAGAGAGTTTCTGACATTTTAAAGAGGTATTAAGAGCCTCGTTTTGGGGTATTGCTTGTCCCCAAAAGAAGATGACCAAAAATAGCCAACATGCGGTTCCAGTCCATGAACTTATACAGCCAGTGTAGCCTATAGGGAAGCTGAGTCTCTGAGATGCAATCCAGGACTGCTTTGGAATGCAATCCTGACTGCCTGGGCTTATTTAAAGAGGAAATCACTTAATTAGACTGCAGTAGGCACCCTCTTGAACACTACTTTACTGAAACTTTATAGAGACTATGTCAAATGCCCATGGATATGGTGATTTTTTCaatgatttttatttgattttaattaacACAGATAGAAAAAAAGATGTACCTAGcaatttcatttgaaataagAATCACTGcgtcattaaaaattaattttaaaaaatcttcagaaGTTCAAATTATTTAGTGAAAAAGAATCAAAGCATGACAGGGCCAGTTTTGTGTTTTAGTATTGTAGTTACTTTTATATGATTATCTGAATGTCAATATTTTATTTGACTATCCCTAATACTAAAGGATAAGGTCCATAGTTGTTTAATGTTTTCAGAATAAAGCCTAGCCCTGAGCCACTTGTAGGAACCTGACGTAGTTTACCATACTTTTACATGGATGTTTGGGTTCTCTTTACCAGTTATTCTGGAACCGTACTGGGAGTTTGCTTTTCAAAGTTATCTTATGGAAAATCTTCTTTAGGTTGTTATACCTGCCCTAATttaggtgttttttaaaaaaaatacctaaatacacacacacacatatatatacacacatttatatacatatatgtatgtatacatacacatatgtgtatatatacatatatacatatgtgtgtatacatatatgtatatgtatgtatacatatgtatatatgtatatatacacgtatatatgtatacatatctatataagtatatatacacatgtatatatacacacacatatatacacacatatatatacacacacacacacacacacacgtatatagaTGCAGAGCTCACCTGTTCTTTCCCAGGGACACGTAAAAGGTTTTCGTTTCAGCATCtccagcttcccaaattgctaaGTCGCCTTGAGATGGACAGTGATGGAAACTTACTGAGCTTTCCACCTCAGATTTGAAAGTCCCCCTCCCAAGTGCTCTTTAGCAGAAACATGTTCTCCAACCAGGCCCCTTGAAAGAATGTACTTCTCTTAAAGATTTTCAGTTACTGCTTAAATAGTAATTATAAGCCTATGGACAAAGTAGAATTTTTAAACGTATTTTTGGTCTATTCAGCTCTTGAGTGCTACATACTTGCTGCTTACAGACTTGCAGAATATTAGGAGCAGAATGGAAAGGCCTTTTTAAGATAACACTAAAGCCTAGAGAAATTATGGGGCTCATCCAAAGTTGCACAGCTCATTAGTAGTAACACCATCTGGATTCTAGCCCTCCTAGAGAAATCTAGGGGTTCTATTAATAAGAGGCAATGTAGTGTGCTGGTTAAGGGCATGGCCTCTGTGACCAGACTGCAAAAGTTCAAACTCTAGTTTTACTACTTATCAGCTATGTAAACATAGATAAGTTACTTTTAcctaagttttctcatctgtaaaataggaatgtaAAAGACTATCTCTTAGGGTTAGCATGAGGATGAAAATGACATGCAAAGTGATTAGAACAGTATCTGATACATAGTGAATGCCCAATAAGCTTAGTCATCCTTATTATACATTGTTGCCTTTCAAAGGTAGTTTTCTAAAAACTGTGCAAAGTTTACAAATATCTGAGAACATTTGGTGTATTAAAATGTATtctgcaggctgggtgcggtggcttatgcctgtaatcccagcactttggaagggtgaggcaggtggatcacaaggtcaggagtttgagaccagcctggccaatgtgatgaaaccccatgtctaaacaaaatactaaaattagctgggcgcagtggtgtgaacctgtagtcccagctacttgggaggctgaggcaggagaatcgcttgaacctgggaagcaaaggttgcaatgagccgagatcgcactactgcaatccagcctgggtgacagagtgagactctgtctcaaaataaataaataaataaataaataaataaataaataaataaaataaagtattctgCAATAACATCAGTATCCTAGAATTTTGCTGAAAAATGCATGTTGGTAAAGGCTAAATGGAGTGAACCAGATCTACTGAATTTCATAGGTTTATTATTTTAGGAAGCTGGTGGTGGCAAAAAGAGAGAACCCGGTTGGGTTCTGAATTCTTGGAAATTATAGAATTATTGTCTGAAGTTAACTGATAGtgattcaactttttttttaaaaaaaagcagtaacaaaatatgtaaattggAAGGGGAGGTAGTTATGGCTTTTGTTATTTTGTGGGTTTGGACTAGTTGGCTCTTCTATTTGCATGCTTTCTCTTCATTTCGATGCTTCATTGGATAAGACAATtggctttcctttttctcattttctttgctctgcagAGATTACAGTTGAAGCTTCTTAAGTCATAATGTAGGGTTTCATATAGCTTTCAATTGTAGTCATTAAAATGCTTATGTTGAAATAACTAATGCCAGAATAATTctgaataaatttatattttctttaatattcttcttgttttcttgctaCTCTAGGTTGTGAAACAGCTATTTTATTCCCAATGCGTTCCAAGAAGATTTTTGGAAGCGTGCATCCAGTGAGACCAATGAGGCTTGAATCTTTCAGTGCCTGCATTTGGGTCAAAGCCACAGATGTGTTAAACAAAACCATCCTGTTTTCCTATGGCACAAAGAGGAATCCATATGAAATCCAGCTGTATCTCAGCTACCAGTCCATAGTGTTTGTGGTGGGTGGAGAGGAGAACAAACTGGTTGCTGAAACCATGGTTTCCCTGGGAAGGTGGACCCACCTGTGCAGCACCTGGAATTCAGAGAAAGGGCTCACATCCTTGTGGGTAAATGGTGAGCTGGTGGCTACCACTGTTGAGATGGCCACAGGTCACACTGTTCCTGAGGGAGGAATCCTGCAGATTGGCCAAGAAAAGAATGGCTGCTGTGTGGGTGGTGGCTTTGATGAAACATTAGCCTTCTCTGGGAGACTCACAGGCTTCAATATCTGGGATAGTGTTCTTAGCAATGAAGAGATAAGAGAGACTGGAGGAGCAGAGTCTTGTCACATCCGGGGGAATATTGTTGGATGGGGAGTCACAGAGATCCAGCCACATGGAGGAGCTCAGTATGTTTCGTAAGTGTTGTGAAACTCCACGTGAAGCCAAAGAAAGAAACTCACACTTAAAATACATGCCAGTTGGGAAGGTCTGAAAACTCAATGCATAATAGGAACACTTGAGACTAATGAAGGAGAGAGTTGAGATCAATCTTTATTTGTACTGGCAAAATAGTGAATAAACAGTTGAAGGAAAGACATTGGAAAAAGCTTTTGAGGATAATGTTACTAGACTTTATGCCATGGTGCTTTCAGTTTAATGCTGTGTCTCTGTCAGATAAACTCTCAAATAATTAAGAAGGACTGTATTGTTGAACAGAAGGacaattgttttacttttctttggttAACTGTGTTTTGGCCAGAGATGAATTTTACATTGGAAGAATAACAAAATAAGATTTGTTGTCCACTGTTCATTGTTATTGGTGTGTACCTTATtacaaaaaaaagatgatgaaaacATATTTATACTACAAGGTGGCTTAACAACTATAAATGTAGTTTATGTGTTATAATCGAATGTCACTTTTTTGAGAAGATAGTCATATAAGTTATATTGTAAAAGGgatttgtattaattttattaagaCTATTTTTGTAAAGCTCTactgtaaataaaatgttttataaaactaGCTCATgtcatttaattataaatttaagagACGTTTTGGAGCAAACTcatacttttctcttttcatttaaagTAGGCAATTAGTTTTCAGACACTATTATGTGAACAGCATGGTTAATATTGTTAGGAATGAACAACTATAGACTTAAGTTTGGCTTCCTATAAATCATAAGCAAGAAATATTATCTCTACCAAGTCAATTCATCTCTGTGGGTTTTAGTTTTCTCAGCTGAGAAATCAAGGAATTGATGAAATAAGAATCTCTAGGACTCTTCCCATTTGACAATTCTAGGAGCTTATACAACAGCTTTCTGTACTGtgtaacataaaaacaaacaccaaacaTGAATCATCACAGTTCCCCAGATACACATGATGCTTGCAAGACATGGCTTAGGAATGTTATTTGGGAGACCTAAGAATCTGGAAAAGAACTCCTGCCCTGAAAGCACACCCCTTTCTCTTACTTACTCAGGAGGGAAAGGTCAAGCCCCTTCACACTGTGGACTTGGAGGTAATTTCCCCACCATGCTAGCATTCTCCTGTAGAGTCTATGTGAGGGCTGATAGAAGGGCCTCACAAAGCTGCTTCTGAAATGAGGTGGACCCACAGTGATGATACGTCCTCCTAAAGATAGAGCATGGACAGCCACAGGACGTTTTCTCTTCATGAGGTTTGGAGACAGGACCAGGAGTAATTTTGTAACTAACTAGCTAGGTGTCAGACAAGTTACATAACTCCTTTGGATCTTCTCAGTAAAAGGAGATGATTGGACTCATTGCCTTTCAGCAATAAAATTCCATGAATCTAATAATTTTTGCGTATGTTCATCATATAAGTATAGCTTCATCCCATTTGTGAAACCCACAAAAGAGGCTAAGTCTCTAAGAAAATCACTTATAGTTAGGGGCTGATAGACCAGTCTCAGACTCTTGGAGATCACATAATTCAAGGCTCTAGGCACATTGGGCACATGCAAAGTCCCTATCTAGCCATTGTCTATATGACTTGAACTCCCAGCTGGAAGAAGAAAAACTAGACCCAAAACTTAGGCAGAAAATTAGGCATGATTTAAATTCCTTTACACGTTGCAACACGAATTATCCATGTTTAAGTGATGCCAGATGTTGCAGGCCAAGATAAATGCAAATTCATATGCTGGCAGAATGTAATGtaagaaaacttttaattttttaaagtaattacatGTTTATGGCAAagaacaaacaaatagaagaaaataaaataattcttgggttaaaaaaatagaaatttcatcTGCTAGAGCAGTAAGTCTAGCTAGGAGTTCTATGGACTTATAATTGTTCCCAgatattcattttctctctttccataaATGAGAGAATCCTAGCTTTAGTGGCACATGTGACCACTCAGAGTAAATTCTATATTTTTCAACGTTGCCTGCAGCTTGATGCAGCCATGTAACTATGTTCTGACCAATGCTGAAACATTACATGTGATTCGTTTCCTCCTTCTGTCTGATTGGAATATGGTAATGGGCTGAATTTCGGCAACCATCTTAGACCATGAGACTCCATGCAACAATACAGAAGAAGCATGGGTTTCTGATCGTTGTGAAGCCATCTAGCCATCCCTGGGCTGCCtgcactcactgcaaccccactTTGTAGGTTGAAGGTGAAATTTGGTGAATTTCATTCACCAAATACTGAGGCATCACCATATTACAGCATAGTAAACTAATTGTGCAAGATGACTCAAACTATTAGGAGGAAAGATTTCTTTTATGTGAGAGAAAAATATACTTGTGTCGTGTTTAATCTTTTAGTTGGTTGATCATTCAATCTAATTTTGAtccagtaatttttattttaatattaaaaactacagccaggcaggtggctcacacctgtaataccagcactttgggaggctgagccaggtggaccacgaggtcaggagatcaagaccatcctggccaacatggtgaaaccccatctctactaaaaatacaaaaaatgagccgggcatggtggcacgcacctgtagtcccagctactcgggaggctgaggcaggagaatcacttgaacctgcaaggtggaggttgcagtgagccatattgcgccactgcactccagcctggcagcagagtgagactctgtctcaaaatatataaataaataaattagctgggtgtggtggtgtgctcctgtaatcccagctactcttgaacctgggaggcggagactgcagtgagctgagatcacaccactgcactccagcctggtacagagtgagactccatctcaaaaaataaaataaaataaaataaaataaaataaaataaaataaaataaaatacaactacACACTTTATTCTCTCTAAAACACCCATAACCTAAacttggaaaatacattttacaaattcTCGGGAAGTTGGAtatctgacttaaaaaaaaacaacaacaactaagcAAATTAATGAGTTTGAGAATATATAGGTGTTAGCAAAAGGAGGAAATAAGAAATGTGTAAAACTGAGATAAAATATCTAAAGAGAAGTATCAGCATGCTGGCTTATGTTAGCACATTGTCACATATTTTCATTCACCAAATACTGAGGCATCACCATATTACAGCACAGTAAAATAATTGTGCAAGATGACTCAGACCATTAGGAGGAAAGATGTGtgtgtaataaatatatattatatatatacacatatatatttataaaataatattatttgtgtgtgtagaGTGAGCAACTGTCCTGGTTTCCCTAAGATAGTCCCACCTTTAGCACTGAAAGTTCCATGTCCTGGGAAGccctcagtcccaggcaaacTGGAACAGTTTTTCACTCGAGTATATATGTAAGTACGTCCGGTAGAGCTAATTTTTTGGCAGAGATAATATATGAACTAAACACAGTTGATATATTTTCCTTGTCTATTACAATATAAATTGGCTTATAAGTATTAacacctttaaaatatattcagaacaTTCTACTACCAAGTATATATTGTAGAATTGTAGAGCTTTCTATTTACAATTACTGGATTGACTTCACTTTAACGAAGAATTAGATTTGCAAACAAACGAGaaattataattgatttttatttcatttcctctcAAATCTTAGATTAGAAATCTCTTCCCTGAGTTTTACTAAGGCCAAATGTTTCCAGAATTGTCTTTCAGCCACTTAAAAAATGTACTCCTAAGGTTAAAGTCTTGGTTAAAGTAATTGAATATGTTCATTGATGTATTCTTGGATTCAGTGAACATGAACACTCGTATCGTTGATCCTTGCATCAAGTTTTATAAATCTGGAGTGTAGAAGACAAGTTTGCTGGGCTTGGGGTCAGAAATCCAGTATTCAAATCCTGGCACTATGACCTACTAACTTAATAACTGTAAGAAATCAGGCCTGTCAAGTAATCTCAATGAGTCTCAAATTAGTCAGGAAATTAGGGATAACAAGACTTGCCTACCTTATTGAAAGGTTAGTAAGCAGATAATTTCAAAAAAGTGCTTTCTAAACCATAAAGTTATATTGAAAATAAGATAGTtatcttaaaaaatgtttttccaagtTGTTTTCAGTGGATTGAAacataaataagcaagcaaacaaaaatacaaacaaataaatgaatgtaagGATTATTTTTCATTGTGGGTAAGTCATTTTCAGAGTTCAGCACACAAATGTCCAAATCTATGCAGGCCTTGTTCTACTTTACAGCAGCATCTACTGGCGAAGTCAAGAAGGTGCAAACTCTGACTTAGATCAGATCCAAGATTTGGTTAACAATTTAGaagtctttttctgttttacgATATCTCTGTTCCTTGATCCATATGTGCATTGTCTTTTTATATCTCTACATTTAATAGTTTTCTATGGGTATAAATATTCAGGTTGAATATTCTTAATAAGATTGCTTGGTAGCTTATTTCCTAGAATATTTGATTAATAAATTCTTTCTCAACAACTTGTTTTATGGTGAACTTAAAAACCACTTCCTTTAAGAATAATTGTATCATGAATTTTTAATGGTTAAGCATCTCCCTGGAGATTACAAAACTCCATGAGGGGATACGGTTCtgcttccagtctttttttttttttttgaaacgaagtcttgctctgtctcccaggctggagtgaagtggcatgatcttggctcactgcaacctctgcctcccaggttcaagtgattcttctgcctcagcctcccgagtagctgggattacaggcacgtgccaccttgcctggctaatttctgcatttttagtagagatggtgtttcaccacgttggccagctgggctcaaactcctgacaaaaagtgatctgcccacctcggcctcccaaagtgctgggattacaggcatgagccacagtgcccaacctGCCTCCAGTCTTTTAATATGGACCTGGTACATAGCAAATACTCAATTGGTGATGACAAAAACAAccagaatgatgatgatgatgatgatgatgataatgatgatgatagaaATCATGATAACCATTGATGAACGATGGGCCCAGAATTGCACAAAGCATAGACATTTTATCTATTTAAGTCTCATACATCCTATGTTATATATACTACAACTGTCATATTAGATGGGGGGACAATTTTCTATCTCCATTTCTCTGAGACTGCTCACCAAGCAGTGGTTTGAAATTTGTCTCACATGGAGAAAAAATGAGCTGAATTTATCATAATTAACTAGACAGTATTTTCCAGGTTATTGCCAGCAAGTAAAAAAGGAATTTGGACTCTTGATGAGataatgttacatttttattccAAAGACTTTCTACTTAAGTTTCCAATCATTTGAAGTCATTCTGTGACTTGTGCCAGAGGACCACGTAAAAGACATATTGATGGTGAGGCATATTTCTTTATTATGATCACTAATTCAGAAATGCGGAAAAAGGGACATTACTACTTTTAGATTAAATAGCAATGGTGTTCATTGCATCATGGAATttcaaatcaaaattttaaaagggcTTCCCTATAAACTCTCAGATAATCCATTGCAGTTATAGGGTCTTCAataatattttcagctttttgaaTGAAAGATATGCTAACTTGCGCTGCACTAAGCATTGGTTGTGCTTTTATTTATCAGTACTGAAAAGACATTACAGACCATTTTCATATGGCAAAGAACAAGTTTGGAGACTTATTCGGGAGCACTGGaaaacaactttcttttttaaaaaggttctgATGTtacaaaacatcacattttactcCTGGAATGATTTAAGCAGAAAACAAATTCATTGcccaagtgatatggtttggctctgtgtccccacccaaatctcatcttgaattgtactcc is a genomic window of Macaca mulatta isolate MMU2019108-1 chromosome 2, T2T-MMU8v2.0, whole genome shotgun sequence containing:
- the PTX3 gene encoding pentraxin-related protein PTX3, which encodes MHLLAILFCALWSAVLAENSDDYDLMYVNLDNEIDNGLHPTEDPTPCDCRQEHSEWDKLFTMLENSQMREGMLLQATDDVLRGELQRLREELGRLAESLARPCEQGALAEAKLASALDELLQASRDAGRRLERLEGAETQRPEEAGRALAAMLEELRQTRADLHAVQGWAARTWLPAGCETAILFPMRSKKIFGSVHPVRPMRLESFSACIWVKATDVLNKTILFSYGTKRNPYEIQLYLSYQSIVFVVGGEENKLVAETMVSLGRWTHLCSTWNSEKGLTSLWVNGELVATTVEMATGHTVPEGGILQIGQEKNGCCVGGGFDETLAFSGRLTGFNIWDSVLSNEEIRETGGAESCHIRGNIVGWGVTEIQPHGGAQYVS